A single window of Athene noctua chromosome 1, bAthNoc1.hap1.1, whole genome shotgun sequence DNA harbors:
- the GUCY2F gene encoding retinal guanylyl cyclase 2 isoform X1, translating to MSFLLLCPNSLFWVLSRHVRLHQFNTGYSFKTFFQALWWLLLGIILLCSPAYCSGFKIGLLGPWNCDPFFSKAFPHLAARLAVRRINKDPSLDLGRRLDYVVLQEECETSRALVRFIDTGKYSSAFIGPLNPGFCEVATLIGENWNKAIFSWMCINYNLDSTIRHPTFARTLPSPTRVLFTIMNYFNWAHVGIIASNEDIWMDTANKLASALRNEGLPVGIVTSIHKGEKGIEDTWNEIKKVDGIKIILLCMHSVLIGGKEQATLLTKALEMGLADGRYVFVPYDTLLYSLPYETNTFDIFDKDSKLQKAYDAVLTITLESGERTFYDAFREAKENGEITRDLEATEVSPLFGTIYDAIYFMAMAIDNAQRKGARVSGANIAEHTKNLSFPGFSHWVETDNCGRGLSNYVILDTDGFGNQLLPTHLLDMSSDSVKSLGRAIHFPGGAPPQPDCSCWFDPDVLCTGGIEPRVMFLGTMLAFALMLCAAGLASLIRHNILNSQLFRGPNKIILTLDDVVFINPELHKKRLTLDSLADANSVAADGRSLKSNRSFSLKSAAATYETSNVALYEGDWVWMKKLETGAVHNLRQSSTSILRKMKDLRHENVNLFLGFFSDCGIFAIATEYCSRGSLEDLLRNEDMKLDWMFKSSLVMDLIKGIRYLHYRDFAHGRLKSRNCVVDGRFVLKITDYGYNELLEAQKCPYIQPPPEELLWTAPELLRDPDMCRKGTFKGDIYSFAIILQEVIVRGPPYCMSELSAEEIIKKVKKPPPLCRPSIAPELAPLECIQVMKQCWGEAPERRPTFEEVFHKFKTMNKGKKTNIIDSMLRMLEQYSSNLEDLIRERTEELEVEKQKTEKLLSQMLPPSVAEALKTGGTVEPEYFDQVTIYFSDIVGFTTISALSEPIEVVDLLNDLYTLFDAVLGNHDVYKVETIGDAYMVASGLPKRNGNKHAAEIANMSLDILSSVGSFKMRHMPDIPLRIRIGLHTGPCVAGVVGLTMPRYCLFGDTVNTASRMESTGLPYRIHVSQSTVDTLRRLNEGYEIVLRGKTELKGKGVEETYWLVGKRGFLKPLPKPPEIKPGHNWPDALTRKLKSVLKDPKSTLKKATFKQLESMKENEISIEEDEI from the exons ATGTCATTTCTCCTCCTGTGTCCTAACAGCTTGTTCTGGGTGCTGTCAAGGCACGTTAGATTGCATCAGTTCAACACTGGGTATTCATTCAAGACATTTTTCCAGGCTCTCTGGTGGCTACTGTTGGGAATAATCCTACTTTGTTCTCCAGCATattgttctggttttaaaatcGGACTGCTTGGGCCCTGGAACTGTGACCCTTTCTTTTCCAAAGCCTTTCCCCACCTGGCTGCCAGGTTAGCAGTGAGACGAATAAACAAAGATCCTTCACTAGATCTTGGCCGCAGGCTGGATTATGTGGTCCTGCAAGAAGAATGTGAGACATCAAGAGCTCTGGTTAGATTCATTGACACTGGAAAGTATTCCTCAGCTTTCATAGGCCCTCTGAACCCTGGCTTCTGTGAGGTTGCTACACTTATAGGGGAAAACTGGAATAAAGCCATCTTCTCATGGATGTGCATCAACTATAATCTGGATTCCACCATCCGCCACCCTACATTTGCAAGGACCCTACCCTCTCCAACCCGAGTTTTGTTTAcaataatgaattattttaactGGGCTCATGTTGGCATCATTGCTTCCAATGAGGATATTTGGATGGACACAGCCAACAAGTTAGCAAGTGCACTCAGGAACGAGGGGCTTCCTGTAGGCATTGTTACATCCATAcataaaggagaaaaaggcaTTGAAGACACCTGGAATGAGATTAAAAAAGTTGACGGTATTAAAA TTATACTCCTGTGCATGCATTCTGTGCTCATTGGAGGGAAGGAACAGGCCACCTTACTCACAAAGGCTCTGGAAATGGGACTAGCAGATGGAAGATACGTCTTTGTTCCATATGACACTTTACTGTACAGCCTTCCTTACGAAACCAACACATTTGACATCTTTGATAAGGACAGCAAGCTCCAGAAAGCATATGACGCTGTACTCACAATCACACTGGAGTCTGGAGAAAGGACTTTCTATGATGCATTCAGGGAAGCTAAAGAAAATGGTGAAATAACCAGGGATTTGGAAGCCACCGAG gtttctcCACTCTTTGGAACAATCTATGATGCCATTTACTTCATGGCAATGGCTATAGACAATGCTCAGAGGAAAGGAGCCCGTGTTTCAGGAGCTAACATAGCCGAGCACACAAAAAACTTGAGTTTCCCTGGATTTAGTCACTGGGTAGAGACAGACAACTGTGGGAGGGGGCTGAGCAACTATGTGATACTGGACACAGATGGTTTTGGGAACCAGCTCCTCCCAACCCACTTGTTGGACATGTCTTCAGACTCTGTGAAGTCCCTAGGCCGAGCCATCCACTTTCCTGGTGGAGCTCCACCCCAGCCAGACTGTAGCTGTTGGTTTGATCCAGATGTTCTCTGCACTGGAG GGATTGAGCCTAGAGTCATGTTTTTGGGAACAATGCTGGCATTTGCCCTGATGCTTTGTGCTGCGGGCCTGGCTTCTCTCATCAG GCATAATATCCTGAACAGCCAGCTATTCAGGGGACCTAATAAGATAATACTGACCTTGGATGACGTTGTCTTCATCAACCCTGAGCTACATAAAAAG AGGCTGACCTTGGACAGTCTGGCAGATGCAAACAGTGTAGCAGCCGACGGCAGAAGCCTGAAATCAAACCGCTCTTTTTCCTTGAAAAGTGCAGCTGCCACCTATGAAACCTCCAACGTGGCTTTGTATGAG GGAGACTGGGTGTGGATGAAAAAACTTGAGACGGGAGCAGTTCACAACCTGCGGCAAAGCTCCACCAGCATCCTGAGGAAG ATGAAAGATCTGCGTCATGAAAATGTGAATCTGTTCCTGGGCTTTTTCTCTGACTGTGGCATCTTTGCCATAGCGACGGAGTACTGCTCCCGAGGAAGCCTGGAGGACTTGCTGAGAAACGAAGATATGAAACTGGATTGGATGTTCAAGTCTTCTCTCGTGATGGATCTAATTAAA GGAATTAGGTATTTGCATTACCGAGATTTTGCCCATGGACGTCTCAAGTCTCGTAACTGTGTTGTGGACGGCCGGTTTGTGCTGAAGATCACCGACTATGGTTATAATGAGCTCTTAGAAGCACAGAAATGCCCGTATATTCAGCCACCCCCAGAAG aaTTGCTTTGGACAGCTCCTGAGTTACTGAGGGACCCAGACATGTGCAGAAAGGGCACGTTCAAAGGGGACATTTACAGCTTTGCAATCATCCTACAAGAAGTGATCGTTCGAGGTCCACCATACTGCATGTCAGAACTCTCAGCTGAAG AAATTATAAAGAAAGTGAAGAAGCCCCCTCCCCTGTGTCGCCCAAGCATAGCCCCTGAGTTGGCCCCCCTGGAATGCATCCAGGTAATGAAGCAATGCTGGGGTGAAGCTCCCGAACGACGTCCAACCTTTGAGGAAGTATTTCATAAG TTCAAAACCATGAACAAAGGGAAAAAGACCAATATCATTGACTCGATGCTCAGGATGCTTGAACAGTATTCGAGCAACTTGGAAGATTTAATCAGGGAGCGGACCGAAGAGCTAGAGGTTgaaaagcagaagacagaaaaactaCTGTCACAAATGCTTCCCCC ATCAGTGGCAGAAGCCCTCAAGACCGGTGGCACTGTGGAGCCAGAGTATTTTGACCAGGTCACCATCTACTTCAGTGACATCGTGGGCTTCACAACCATTTCAGCCCTCAGTGAACCCATTGAAGTAGTTGACCTTCTGAACGACCTTTACACGCTGTTTGATGCTGTTCTGGGAAACCATGATGTTTACAAG GTGGAGACAATTGGTGATGCCTACATGGTTGCCTCAGGTCTCCCAAAAAGGAATGGAAACAAGCATGCAGCTGAGATAGCCAACATGTCCCTGGACATTCTCAGCTCAGTGGGATCGTTCAAAATGAGACACATGCCAGACATCCCCCTCAGGATACGAATCGGGCTGCACACAG GGCCTTGCGTGGCAGGCGTGGTGGGGCTTACCATGCCACGGTACTGCCTCTTCGGAGACACAGTGAACACGGCGTCACGAATGGAGTCCACAGGCCTGC
- the GUCY2F gene encoding retinal guanylyl cyclase 2 isoform X2, with product MSFLLLCPNSLFWVLSRHVRLHQFNTGYSFKTFFQALWWLLLGIILLCSPAYCSGFKIGLLGPWNCDPFFSKAFPHLAARLAVRRINKDPSLDLGRRLDYVVLQEECETSRALVRFIDTGKYSSAFIGPLNPGFCEVATLIGENWNKAIFSWMCINYNLDSTIRHPTFARTLPSPTRVLFTIMNYFNWAHVGIIASNEDIWMDTANKLASALRNEGLPVGIVTSIHKGEKGIEDTWNEIKKVDGIKIILLCMHSVLIGGKEQATLLTKALEMGLADGRYVFVPYDTLLYSLPYETNTFDIFDKDSKLQKAYDAVLTITLESGERTFYDAFREAKENGEITRDLEATEVSPLFGTIYDAIYFMAMAIDNAQRKGARVSGANIAEHTKNLSFPGFSHWVETDNCGRGLSNYVILDTDGFGNQLLPTHLLDMSSDSVKSLGRAIHFPGGAPPQPDCSCWFDPDVLCTGGIEPRVMFLGTMLAFALMLCAAGLASLIRHNILNSQLFRGPNKIILTLDDVVFINPELHKKRLTLDSLADANSVAADGRSLKSNRSFSLKSAAATYETSNVALYEGDWVWMKKLETGAVHNLRQSSTSILRKMKDLRHENVNLFLGFFSDCGIFAIATEYCSRGSLEDLLRNEDMKLDWMFKSSLVMDLIKGIRYLHYRDFAHGRLKSRNCVVDGRFVLKITDYGYNELLEAQKCPYIQPPPEELLWTAPELLRDPDMCRKGTFKGDIYSFAIILQEVIVRGPPYCMSELSAEEIIKKVKKPPPLCRPSIAPELAPLECIQVMKQCWGEAPERRPTFEEVFHKFKTMNKGKKTNIIDSMLRMLEQYSSNLEDLIRERTEELEVEKQKTEKLLSQMLPPSVAEALKTGGTVEPEYFDQVTIYFSDIVGFTTISALSEPIEVVDLLNDLYTLFDAVLGNHDVYKVETIGDAYMVASGLPKRNGNKHAAEIANMSLDILSSVGSFKMRHMPDIPLRIRIGLHTGPCVAGVVGLTMPRYCLFGDTVNTASRMESTGLPYRIHVSQSTVDTLRRLNEGYEIVLRGKTELKGKGVEETYWLVGKRGFLKPLPKPPEIKPGCKAHGLPSEEIAEFKRRKAEKLGKRA from the exons ATGTCATTTCTCCTCCTGTGTCCTAACAGCTTGTTCTGGGTGCTGTCAAGGCACGTTAGATTGCATCAGTTCAACACTGGGTATTCATTCAAGACATTTTTCCAGGCTCTCTGGTGGCTACTGTTGGGAATAATCCTACTTTGTTCTCCAGCATattgttctggttttaaaatcGGACTGCTTGGGCCCTGGAACTGTGACCCTTTCTTTTCCAAAGCCTTTCCCCACCTGGCTGCCAGGTTAGCAGTGAGACGAATAAACAAAGATCCTTCACTAGATCTTGGCCGCAGGCTGGATTATGTGGTCCTGCAAGAAGAATGTGAGACATCAAGAGCTCTGGTTAGATTCATTGACACTGGAAAGTATTCCTCAGCTTTCATAGGCCCTCTGAACCCTGGCTTCTGTGAGGTTGCTACACTTATAGGGGAAAACTGGAATAAAGCCATCTTCTCATGGATGTGCATCAACTATAATCTGGATTCCACCATCCGCCACCCTACATTTGCAAGGACCCTACCCTCTCCAACCCGAGTTTTGTTTAcaataatgaattattttaactGGGCTCATGTTGGCATCATTGCTTCCAATGAGGATATTTGGATGGACACAGCCAACAAGTTAGCAAGTGCACTCAGGAACGAGGGGCTTCCTGTAGGCATTGTTACATCCATAcataaaggagaaaaaggcaTTGAAGACACCTGGAATGAGATTAAAAAAGTTGACGGTATTAAAA TTATACTCCTGTGCATGCATTCTGTGCTCATTGGAGGGAAGGAACAGGCCACCTTACTCACAAAGGCTCTGGAAATGGGACTAGCAGATGGAAGATACGTCTTTGTTCCATATGACACTTTACTGTACAGCCTTCCTTACGAAACCAACACATTTGACATCTTTGATAAGGACAGCAAGCTCCAGAAAGCATATGACGCTGTACTCACAATCACACTGGAGTCTGGAGAAAGGACTTTCTATGATGCATTCAGGGAAGCTAAAGAAAATGGTGAAATAACCAGGGATTTGGAAGCCACCGAG gtttctcCACTCTTTGGAACAATCTATGATGCCATTTACTTCATGGCAATGGCTATAGACAATGCTCAGAGGAAAGGAGCCCGTGTTTCAGGAGCTAACATAGCCGAGCACACAAAAAACTTGAGTTTCCCTGGATTTAGTCACTGGGTAGAGACAGACAACTGTGGGAGGGGGCTGAGCAACTATGTGATACTGGACACAGATGGTTTTGGGAACCAGCTCCTCCCAACCCACTTGTTGGACATGTCTTCAGACTCTGTGAAGTCCCTAGGCCGAGCCATCCACTTTCCTGGTGGAGCTCCACCCCAGCCAGACTGTAGCTGTTGGTTTGATCCAGATGTTCTCTGCACTGGAG GGATTGAGCCTAGAGTCATGTTTTTGGGAACAATGCTGGCATTTGCCCTGATGCTTTGTGCTGCGGGCCTGGCTTCTCTCATCAG GCATAATATCCTGAACAGCCAGCTATTCAGGGGACCTAATAAGATAATACTGACCTTGGATGACGTTGTCTTCATCAACCCTGAGCTACATAAAAAG AGGCTGACCTTGGACAGTCTGGCAGATGCAAACAGTGTAGCAGCCGACGGCAGAAGCCTGAAATCAAACCGCTCTTTTTCCTTGAAAAGTGCAGCTGCCACCTATGAAACCTCCAACGTGGCTTTGTATGAG GGAGACTGGGTGTGGATGAAAAAACTTGAGACGGGAGCAGTTCACAACCTGCGGCAAAGCTCCACCAGCATCCTGAGGAAG ATGAAAGATCTGCGTCATGAAAATGTGAATCTGTTCCTGGGCTTTTTCTCTGACTGTGGCATCTTTGCCATAGCGACGGAGTACTGCTCCCGAGGAAGCCTGGAGGACTTGCTGAGAAACGAAGATATGAAACTGGATTGGATGTTCAAGTCTTCTCTCGTGATGGATCTAATTAAA GGAATTAGGTATTTGCATTACCGAGATTTTGCCCATGGACGTCTCAAGTCTCGTAACTGTGTTGTGGACGGCCGGTTTGTGCTGAAGATCACCGACTATGGTTATAATGAGCTCTTAGAAGCACAGAAATGCCCGTATATTCAGCCACCCCCAGAAG aaTTGCTTTGGACAGCTCCTGAGTTACTGAGGGACCCAGACATGTGCAGAAAGGGCACGTTCAAAGGGGACATTTACAGCTTTGCAATCATCCTACAAGAAGTGATCGTTCGAGGTCCACCATACTGCATGTCAGAACTCTCAGCTGAAG AAATTATAAAGAAAGTGAAGAAGCCCCCTCCCCTGTGTCGCCCAAGCATAGCCCCTGAGTTGGCCCCCCTGGAATGCATCCAGGTAATGAAGCAATGCTGGGGTGAAGCTCCCGAACGACGTCCAACCTTTGAGGAAGTATTTCATAAG TTCAAAACCATGAACAAAGGGAAAAAGACCAATATCATTGACTCGATGCTCAGGATGCTTGAACAGTATTCGAGCAACTTGGAAGATTTAATCAGGGAGCGGACCGAAGAGCTAGAGGTTgaaaagcagaagacagaaaaactaCTGTCACAAATGCTTCCCCC ATCAGTGGCAGAAGCCCTCAAGACCGGTGGCACTGTGGAGCCAGAGTATTTTGACCAGGTCACCATCTACTTCAGTGACATCGTGGGCTTCACAACCATTTCAGCCCTCAGTGAACCCATTGAAGTAGTTGACCTTCTGAACGACCTTTACACGCTGTTTGATGCTGTTCTGGGAAACCATGATGTTTACAAG GTGGAGACAATTGGTGATGCCTACATGGTTGCCTCAGGTCTCCCAAAAAGGAATGGAAACAAGCATGCAGCTGAGATAGCCAACATGTCCCTGGACATTCTCAGCTCAGTGGGATCGTTCAAAATGAGACACATGCCAGACATCCCCCTCAGGATACGAATCGGGCTGCACACAG GGCCTTGCGTGGCAGGCGTGGTGGGGCTTACCATGCCACGGTACTGCCTCTTCGGAGACACAGTGAACACGGCGTCACGAATGGAGTCCACAGGCCTGC